Proteins found in one Anopheles aquasalis chromosome 3, idAnoAquaMG_Q_19, whole genome shotgun sequence genomic segment:
- the LOC126574030 gene encoding histidine-rich glycoprotein-like, which produces MKVFSIVPVVAALVCAVSAYGNFRDSKVILGSWGHFLPRPARLSARSDGGHSEGFGFEGHLGDVAGLGHQHQQQQQHGHATTQGLGHFESTHDDYHGWQPIEGFGHLAGHHEQAEDSKGFHGGEIESHFGHGLEGEQKHGGSFGEQHHEFAHGGHEQFGGHEGFDGGKDTFGAGHHEFGGDSGHHEHQFGGHEGFDGGKEAFGGHHEFGGHQEFGHGHGGGGGEGHHAAFTHGAGHHEDFAGHHGIGHHEPHGTHQDITFHQHGRHHGFGDHSDHGFGGHHGFGHHDFEAADEKHHHGGGGEDHGDHHHEHEHHYEGGLTDHKHGIKELHLEATEEHDGHDDHKEDKHKKQKIKYVTVTERVPVPYKVTVEKKVLVPVKVPFTVHSEKVVPIYVEKKFPVVVEKHEIIHVDKPYEVKVPHKVEVHKKEIIKVEKPVPVKVEKKVPYKVEQPHIVYKKVPIKVYVNVKKEHHKD; this is translated from the exons ATGAAG GTATTCAGCATTGTTCCTGTTGTGGCGGCGCTGGTGTGCGCGGTCTCGGCCTATGGGAACTTCCGGGACAGTAAGGTGATCCTCGGTTCCTGGGGACACTTTCTGCCAAGGCCGGCCCGGTTATCGGCCCGCTCCGATGGTGGCCATTCGGAAGGATTTGGCTTCGAGGGACATCTCGGTGATGTGGCAGGACTtggacaccagcaccagcagcaacagcagcacggtcACGCCACGACCCAGGGTCTAGGGCACTTTGAGTCAACCCACGACGACTACCATGGTTGGCAGCCGATCGAGGGTTTCGGTCATCTGGCCGGTCATCACGAGCAGGCCGAGGACTCGAAGGGTTTCCACGGTGGAGAAATTGAGTCTCACTTTGGCCATGGGCTTGAGGGCGAGCAGAAGCATGGCGGCAGTTTTGGGGAGCAACACCACGAGTTCGCTCACGGAGGCCACGAGCAGTTCGGCGGGCATGAAGGATTCGATGGTGGTAAGGACACGTTCGGCGCGGGACATCACGAGTTCGGAGGTGACTCCGGACATCACGAACATCAGTTCGGAGGTCACGAGGGATTCGATGGCGGCAAGGAGGCATTCGGTGGACACCACGAGTTCGGCGGTCATCAAGAATTCGGACAtggtcacggtggtggtggtggtgaaggacaTCATGCCGCGTTCACGCACGGTGCCGGTCACCACGAGGACTTCGCGGGACATCATGGAATCGGTCATCATGAGCCTCACGGAACTCACCAGGATATAACCTTCCACCAACATGGCCGTCATCACGGTTTCGGAGATCACAGTGATCATGGATTCGGTGGACATCATGGCTTTGGCCATCACGATTTCGAAGCGGCGGATGAGAAGCATCACCACGGAGGCGGAGGTGAAGACCacggtgatcatcatcacgagcacgagcatcaCTACGAGGGTGGATTGACGGATCACAAGCACGGAATCAAGGAACTGCACCTCGAGGCCACGGAAGAGCACGATGGACACGATGACCACAAGGAGGACAAGCACAAGAAGCAAAAGATCAAGTACGTCACGGTGACGGAGCGTGTTCCGGTGCCGTACAAGGTgacggtggagaagaaggtgctggTACCGGTCAAGGTACCGTTCACCGTGCACTCCGAGAAGGTGGTGCCGATCTACGTGGAGAAGAAGTTCCCGGTCGTCGTGGAGAAGCACGAAATCATCCACGTGGACAAGCCGTACGAGGTGAAGGTCCCGCACAAGGTCGAGGTCCATAAGAAGGAGATCATCAAGGTGGAgaagccggtgccggtgaaggtggagaagaaggtacCGTACAAGGTGGAGCAGCCGCACATCGTCTACAAGAAGGTACCGATCAAGGTGTACGTCAACGTGAAGAAGGAGCACCACAAGGATTAG